From the Streptococcus sanguinis genome, the window TTCCGTTCTTCCGTGTCGGACAAAATATAATTTCATAGTGGTTGATTGTTTCTTTCTTGTTAGAGTTTATTGAGAATATTAGGTGCAGTGTTGAAGAATTATGAGCCAGGATTTTCCTTGAGGTCTGCAAAGTCAGCTTGAACAAAATCTGCTAAATCTTGAGCTTTGATTTCGATACTGCGGCCGACTTCGCCGGCAGAAACGATGATGCTATCTCGCTCTAGAGCTGACTGGTCGATATAGATTGGAAAGTTGTGCTTTTGCCGGATACCGACAGGATTGTTGGCTCCGTGGATATAGCCCGTTGTCTTTTCCAAGTTTTTCTGAGGAATCATGCTGACTTTTTTATTGCCGGAAATCTTGGCCATTTTCTTTTCAGATAGATGCTCTGTGATTGGCAGGATACCGATTAGTGTGCCAGTCTTGTCTCCTGTCAAGGCCAAGGTTTTATAAATCTGCGAACGGTCCAAACCATCGACTGGCTGTTCTGCTAAGGCATTTAGCTGCAGACCTCGATGTTCAATCTTAGCCTTGCTTAAAATTTGCTCGACCAGTGTTTTTTTGATTTTTGTTTTTTTAGCCATTAGTGTATCTCTCTTCTAATTGTGACATCCAGAGTCCCAGCCAGGTTCCCAGGCCGAAGAAAAAGGCTGCAAGGACAAGTGTCAATATAGAAACTCCATGATAGCTAATGCTTTCACTGTTTCCTGCTTGTGGCACTACAATGAGAAGTGTACTGGATAGAACAATACCAATGATAAAGTGATAGACACGAGAGTAGTAGTTTTTCAAAATATGATCCATGAGCTTAGAGAATAGAATCAGTGCTAAGGCGCCTCCGATTCCGATAGGAAAAAAGGTTCCCAATAGATCCAGTTTGCGAAAGCCATTCAGCATAGGGGCATAGAGTCCTAAAATCAGGAGAAGGTTGGACGGACTGAGTCCGGGAATTAAAATGCCCAGTGCAATCAAGGCTCCTGCTAAGATAAAAGAGAGGAAGTTGGCTGGCAAGGTGCCGACCATCCCATTTAGGGAATAAAGAAAGATTCCTGAAAGGATGAGGCTGACCCAGAAAACGAGAATATCAATCCGATCACGCTCACTTTTAGCGATAGACTCTTTAATGAGGCTGGGAACAGTTCCGATAATGGCTCCGGCAAATCCCCAGAGGACAATCACTTTGTAGTTGTCCAGCAGCAGATTGACAGGATAGGAGAAAGCGGCAATTCCTAAAATCATTCCGATTCCAACTGGTATGAAATAGAGAACATTTTCGACGAAGTTTTCTTTTAAATGTGCTAAAAAATGAATCAGGCGCTCGTAAATACCTAAGATAGCTGCTAAAACACCGCCTGAAACTCCTGGCAAAATAAAGCCAAGTGCAATGACCATTCCTTTGAAAATTCTATTCAACCAAGAAATCATTGTATTTTCCTTTTCTAATTTCATTTATCAAATCATTATATCATAAAATATAGGCTTTATTAAGAGGAAACGACTGGAAATTTCCTATTTTATGACAATAAAAAACGACAGCAGTCTTTGAGACTTGAGCTGTCGTTCTGAGCTATTGACTTTCTTTAGGAACTGTAAATAGCTTTTGATAAGTAGCTGTCTGGTCTTTCAAGGTTGACAGCTGGTTCAAATCAAGATAATGGGAGAAACCAGTCAGCTGACCTTGTGATGTGTACTGATGCAAGTCGTAATCTTGCTCAGTATTTGGTGCGGCATTGTAGTAGCCGTCGTCATTACCATAAGTCGGAATCCAAATTGCTGTGAACTTATCGGTAGAGATGCTATGCTCTTCCATAAAATAAGTTCCAATATAGATACCAATATTTTTAACACCAAGTGACTCTAGCTTGGCTCGGAAAGCCTCAACTCCCGCATTCATGTCAGACATGGTCTTTTCTTCGACGTCTAGCCAATAATAGGTTGGATGGTACTTGGCAGAAGCCTTGTAGAAACTTTCAGCTTCTTTTTCCATTTCCTTTTTGCTATTGGCGGCCACATAGGCATAGACAGCAACAGGGATGTTACGCTTTTGAAATTCTTTGATATGTCTTTCATAAGACTTGTCCAGACCATTCAGATGGGTTGCTGCGTTTTCTTTTTTTGCCTGCGCTCCACTATGAACACGGACAATTACTCCTGAAACATTCTGTGCGAGTAAGTCGTAATTAATCTCACTTGGCAGTTGCCAGCCAGAAATGTCAATGATTGGTCTGGAAATAAACTCTTCATCTAAGGACGAATCGTCAGATGTTTCCTCTTTTTTTGAGGAACTTGGAGTCTGTTTAGTTTGTGAAATTTTTGCCTGTGCTTGCTTTTCCTGAGAGTCAGTAATTTGCTTGCTTATCAAAATAAAAGCGATAAAAGAAGCAAAGAAAATTAGGATTGCAAGCGGTTTAATCCTCTTCCTCATACTGGTTTATTTTAACTTAAAACAAATAAAAAAGCAAAAAATATCCCCATAATTGATAGAAAATGAATAAAATGTAATATAATTGAAATATTATAAAGCAAAAACAAGACGCTTTGAAAGCTCAAAATGTCTTGTTTTTTTAAGAGATTAGCGAAGCTGTGGACGGTGAGTTGCCGTTGGATAAATCATTTTGCTTTTTCTTACCTTTTATAATAGCTTTTGAATGAGCTCTTCAATCTTTTTGGGAGATGTTTGTGGAGAGAAGCGTTTGACAACTTTGCCATCTCGGCTGACCAGAAACTTTGTGAAATTCCATTTGATCTTTTCACCCAGAAGACCGCCCTTTTCTTTTTTGAGCCAGTCAAAGAGTGGAGCAGTATGAGGGCCGTTGACATCAATCTTAGCAAATCGGGGAAAGGTCGTTCCGTAGTTAAGGCTGCAAAAGCTGTTGATTTCTGCAGCGTCTCCAGGTGCCTGCTGGCCAAACTGATTGCAGGGGAAATCCAGGATTTCAAATCCGTCTTTCTGATAGCGCTCATAGAGTTCCTGCAGTTCTTGATACTGAGGAGTGAAGCCGCAGCCGGTCGCTGTATTTACAATCAGCAGAATCTTTCCTTTATAATCACTCATTTTTTGCAGACTTCCGTCTTGTTTTTGGATTTCGATATCATAAATGTCTGTCATGTTCTCCTCCTTTGTTTGCTTCCTATCTTATCACAATTTTATGTAAAAAGAGAGAAAGCAAGTCCTTATTATTCCAGTCTCTGTACTAATGCTTTTTTTTCAATCCAAAAGGTGGTATAATGAGAATTGAATTTTTAGAAGTTTAATGGTGAAATATGAAAATTGACAAGAAGCACTTGTTGAATTATTCCATCTTGATTCCCTATTTGATTTTATCTGTTTTGGGATTGATTGTGGTCTATTCAACGACGAGTCCTACCTCGATTCAGGCCGGAGGAAATGGTTTTGGCATGGTCTTGAATCAGGGGATTTTTTGGGTAATAAGTCTCTTTATAATTGCGCTCCTATATAGAATCCGCTTGGGTTTCCTGAAAAAAGGAGGCATCCTGACTATAGTTATCTTTGCTGAGATTATCCTCTTGCTTTTATCTCGTTTTATAACTGGGACTATTAACGGCGCCCATGGTTGGCTCAAGCTTGGAGCTTTCAGTATTCAGCCTGCTGAGTATTTGAAGATTATTCTGGTCTGGTATCTAGCCTTTCGCTTTACAAAGAGGCAGGAGGAGATAAAGGTTTATGATTATCAAGCTCTGACTCACAACCATTGGTTTCCTAAAGCCTTTAACGACTGGCGGACCATGGTGGCTATTCTAATTGGAATTGTAGCGATTATGCCAGACCTTGGAAATGCGACTATTCTATTTTTGACCGTCGTGATAATGATTGCTGTCAGCGGGATTGGCTATCGATGGTTTTCTACGATGCTGGGAGCCATTGTCAGTGTTTCGGGATTGGTTCTGGCGAGCATTTGGTTGATTGGGGTTGAGCGCGTGGCCAAGATTCCAGTCTTTGGGTATGTGGCCAAGCGTTTCAGTGCTTTCTTCAATCCCTTCAAGGACCTGTCTGGCTCAGGCCACCAATTGGCTAATTCCTACTATGCTATGAGTAATGGCGGCTGGTTTGGTCTAGGCTTGGGGAACTCTATTGAGAAGCGCGGTTATCTGCCGGAAGCTCATACGGACTTTGTTTTTTCTATCGTGATAGAAGAGTTTGGTTTCTTTGGTGCCAGTCTGATTTTGGCCTTACTCTTTTTCCTGATTCTGAGAATTATCTTGGTAGGGATTCGGGCAAAGAATCCATTTAACTCCATGATGGCCTTGGGAATTGGCGGTATGATACTCATGCAGACCTTCATCAATATCGGTGGAATATCAGGTCTCATTCCGTCTACAGGAGTAACCTTCCCCTTCCTATCGCAAGGAGGGAACAGTCTTCTGGTCTTGTCAGTAGCCATCGCCTTGGTACTTAATATTGATGCCAACGAGCGCCGTGATGCCCTCTATGAACAGATGGAAGCGGAGGCGCAAGACCAGTCTGAGGAAGCTTAAACGCAGTTCGTATGAACAGTTGTTGCAAAAATGAAAGGTGCAGATTATGTCATTTAACAAATTAGAAAGCTACAGCAATAAAGAAGTGATTCGAGAAGAAGTCGCTATTTTGACAGACTTGCTTGCCGATATTACTCGGAATCTTCTCAGCCCTGAGACCTTTGAAAAAATCTCCCTCATGGAAGAGCTGGCCGTTAACTCCAAATATCATGAGTTAAAAGCGATTGTGGAAGAACTGACGACGGATGAAATGGTTTATATTTCTCGTTATTTCTCTATTTTGCCGCTTTTGATTAATATCTCAGAAGACGTGGACCTAGCTTATGAAATCAACCATCAAAACAATATCAATCAGGATTATCTTGGAAAGCTGTCAACAACTATTGACCTGATTTCAACGCGGGAAAATGCTCAGGAGATTCTGGAAAATCTGAATGTTGTGCCAGTACTGACAGCTCACCCGACCCAGGTCCAGCGCAAGACTATTCTGGACTTAACCAATCATATTCATAGTTTACTGCGTCAGCATCGAGATGTTAAAGCAGGACTAGTCAATGAGAAGAAGTGGCTAGGAAATCTCCGCCGCTATATTGAGCTTATGATGCAGACAGATATGATCCGTGAGAA encodes:
- a CDS encoding aminoacyl-tRNA deacylase → MAKKTKIKKTLVEQILSKAKIEHRGLQLNALAEQPVDGLDRSQIYKTLALTGDKTGTLIGILPITEHLSEKKMAKISGNKKVSMIPQKNLEKTTGYIHGANNPVGIRQKHNFPIYIDQSALERDSIIVSAGEVGRSIEIKAQDLADFVQADFADLKENPGS
- a CDS encoding DUF368 domain-containing protein, with translation MISWLNRIFKGMVIALGFILPGVSGGVLAAILGIYERLIHFLAHLKENFVENVLYFIPVGIGMILGIAAFSYPVNLLLDNYKVIVLWGFAGAIIGTVPSLIKESIAKSERDRIDILVFWVSLILSGIFLYSLNGMVGTLPANFLSFILAGALIALGILIPGLSPSNLLLILGLYAPMLNGFRKLDLLGTFFPIGIGGALALILFSKLMDHILKNYYSRVYHFIIGIVLSSTLLIVVPQAGNSESISYHGVSILTLVLAAFFFGLGTWLGLWMSQLEERYTNG
- a CDS encoding glycoside hydrolase family 25 protein, with amino-acid sequence MRKRIKPLAILIFFASFIAFILISKQITDSQEKQAQAKISQTKQTPSSSKKEETSDDSSLDEEFISRPIIDISGWQLPSEINYDLLAQNVSGVIVRVHSGAQAKKENAATHLNGLDKSYERHIKEFQKRNIPVAVYAYVAANSKKEMEKEAESFYKASAKYHPTYYWLDVEEKTMSDMNAGVEAFRAKLESLGVKNIGIYIGTYFMEEHSISTDKFTAIWIPTYGNDDGYYNAAPNTEQDYDLHQYTSQGQLTGFSHYLDLNQLSTLKDQTATYQKLFTVPKESQ
- a CDS encoding glutathione peroxidase; the protein is MTDIYDIEIQKQDGSLQKMSDYKGKILLIVNTATGCGFTPQYQELQELYERYQKDGFEILDFPCNQFGQQAPGDAAEINSFCSLNYGTTFPRFAKIDVNGPHTAPLFDWLKKEKGGLLGEKIKWNFTKFLVSRDGKVVKRFSPQTSPKKIEELIQKLL
- the ftsW gene encoding cell division peptidoglycan polymerase FtsW: MKIDKKHLLNYSILIPYLILSVLGLIVVYSTTSPTSIQAGGNGFGMVLNQGIFWVISLFIIALLYRIRLGFLKKGGILTIVIFAEIILLLLSRFITGTINGAHGWLKLGAFSIQPAEYLKIILVWYLAFRFTKRQEEIKVYDYQALTHNHWFPKAFNDWRTMVAILIGIVAIMPDLGNATILFLTVVIMIAVSGIGYRWFSTMLGAIVSVSGLVLASIWLIGVERVAKIPVFGYVAKRFSAFFNPFKDLSGSGHQLANSYYAMSNGGWFGLGLGNSIEKRGYLPEAHTDFVFSIVIEEFGFFGASLILALLFFLILRIILVGIRAKNPFNSMMALGIGGMILMQTFINIGGISGLIPSTGVTFPFLSQGGNSLLVLSVAIALVLNIDANERRDALYEQMEAEAQDQSEEA